From the bacterium genome, the window GTCCTTTATTTTCAAGTTTTTCTGATAATTCCTGAGACTCAATTATATAAGGATAGGCTTTTTCAGGCTGTTTGATTTTTAAATAGTATTCAGCAATATTAAAAGTAGTTAAAGCAATTTCCCACTTATCACCAAGTTCTCGATCGATTTGCAATGATTTCAAGCGATATTCCAACACCCTTTCTATTTTGCCGGTTGCCAAATATACATTTCCAATATTGTTGTAAATCTGGGAAACACCAATTTTATCATCAATTTCTATGCTGATATCCAAAGCCTTGGAATAGTATTCTAATGCTTTATCATATTTTGCTGTTTTACTCATTACATTCCCGATTGTATTCAACGCCTGAGAAATATATTTTTTATCACCAATCTGATATCTCAAGTTTAAATTTTTTTGAAAATATTCCAGCGCTTTATCAAAATTGTCGAGATAAAAATTTGCCTGGCCGATATTAAGATAAGAATTTGCAATTCCGCTTTTATCGTCGATTTGTTCCATGATTCTTAAAGCCTTCAGGAAATAATCCATGGATTTTTGACTATCTCCCAGATTATTATACGCAACTCCGAGGTGATTGAAAGCATCGGCTTTGGATTTATGATCCTGAAATTTTTCAGATAAATCGACAGCCTGTTCCGCAAACGCAATTCTCTCATTGGGCGGCAATTCCCCATAAGCTCCCGCAAGTTCGTTTAAAATTTCTATCTTCTCTTGACCGGATGCGTTTTCCAATCTGCTTTTAAGTGTGTCAATCTCTTGAGCATAAACAGTTGATATATTTATGAATAAAAAAATTATTATCAATATAAAAAGTTCTCTTTTAATATTCATTTTTTACTCCTTTCTTAATTACGATGGACGATAGACGAGAGGACTAACGAGTCGTACAGAATGAGTCTGCTTTTCGTTCTATTGTAATGAGTTGTGCAACTGTGCTCATACTTTTCGTCCAATCTTTTAAATAGTTCAAGATGCAGGATTCAGTCTATGATTTATGGCCTTTCATTACTGATTCCCTGAAATTATAAATCTTTTTTCCAAGTTCCTCATAGCAACTCACAAAATATTCAAAGCGATTCTTTATTAATGATCCCGTTCCAAAAAGTATTTCTAAATGATATTTAGTTTCATCGCAGGACGCAACACTATATGTTAAAAAATGGACGAATTCTCTTTTATATCTTCTCCTCCCATAATCTTCAACAATATTGGCTCCTGTCGACTTTGCAGAACGTCTGATTTGTTGTCCTTCTTCATACATTTCAAATTTAGGAAGTTCCTCTAAAGTCATTTTATGAATCTCAACGGCTAATTTCTTAGCCAACTGATAAATCTCCAAATCCTTATAACTTTGCGCCTTACTCACTCGACACGACCTCCTCTGCATCATGTATTCTCTTGCATCCTGCATCTTGTATCCTGTATTTCATCCCTCTTCCCTCATCTTTCGTCCTTCGTTATTCTCGTTCCTTATCCCTTTCACCCGCAACCCGTAACAATCTCTCATTCAAAATTCATCATTCCTTTTTTTTCAATTCCTTCACCTTATCCCTCAACTCTTTAATCCTGAATTCTCTGCCCTCAAATAATCTATTATAGCGTTCCAGTTTTTTGTTTTTTTCTTCTAATTCGGCGGTGCGTTCTTTCACCAATTTTTCCAGGTGTTCACGGTGTTTTCGTAGTTCTGCCTCCGCCTGCTTGCGTTCGCTGATGTCGCGCACCACAACCAACAGACGGTTTTGTCCCCCGATGACAACGCGTCTCATGTTCACCTCAACCCAGAATAGCCGCCCTGTTTTGTCCTTTGCCATCCATTCAAAGAGTTGGGGTTTCCCCTCTGCCGCTTTCTTTATCCACCTCAGGGCATCCTGGCGGGTGTATGGCGGTTCGCCCTGACTCAAGACCTCAACGTCAAGCCGGCAGGCCTCCTCGCGGGTGTAACCGTACATCTCACACATTTTGTTATTGACGTCGAGGATTGCGCCTGTATCCAAATCATGGACGAAAATGGCGTCATTAGCCGCATCGAAGATAGCACGATAGTTCTCCTCCGATATCCGCAACGCCTTTTCAGCTTTATTTCTCTCAATCTCTCGAACATCAATCTGTTCCAGCATATTATTAAAGCCGTCATAAAGAATGCCAACTTCATCGTTACTCTTTTTTTCAACACGAATTGAATAGTCGCCTGTTTCTGATACTTCTTTTGTTGTTCCGGCTAATTTAAGAATAGGATTTGATATCGTTCTTTGAGTTAATAAAGATAGAAAAAATGCAGCGATCATTCCTATAATCAATACAAAAAATGCAATAATGATATTTTGGCCTAAAATCCGCCTGCGTTGTTCCATATTTAAACGCAGTGAAACAATTCCAATAATATCACTGTCTTGTAAGATTTTTTGAGAAAGGGTGACATAGCCACTCTCGAATTCAGACGATTCTTTCTCGACCTTTGGAAATGAAAAATCATCATATCCGATTTTGTTGTATTTTGCAAAGAGATTGCCCTCCGCATCATAAATCCAGGCGTTAACGATATCCTCTTCTGTTTCAAGTGAAAAAAGAATATCCTCGGCGGCCTTATTATCTAAAAAATTTAAAGCGGAAGTGCTATTAGCACCTATTAACTGGGCAGTGGACGATAATTGACTGATAACAGAATTTCGAAATACTCGCATATCATTATAGACAAGAAAAGCTCCGAATAATATAAGTACGATAAAGGCAGTCAAGAGCTGAATGGCAATAAGTTTTTTTCTAATAGATAAATTTTTTATATTAATCATCTAATCAACCTCCCGCTTCTTCAACCAAAATCGCTAATTTTAAAAGTTGGGAGCTAACGTGTAAACCCGCTCGTTTAAGGGCGCTGCTATTTATTTCAAATTTAATTTTATCTGCAACAACGACAAGATTAATAGCAACACCTTTGTCGGCAAATCCTTTGCTGTCACTAATTGTTAAAATATTTTCATGACCAACCTTTTGTAAAATATTTTTTAAGCACCCTTTTTCCGATGCTGAAATAAAGAGAATATGACACATGTCGATATCCTGGATATC encodes:
- a CDS encoding tetratricopeptide repeat protein: MNIKRELFILIIIFLFINISTVYAQEIDTLKSRLENASGQEKIEILNELAGAYGELPPNERIAFAEQAVDLSEKFQDHKSKADAFNHLGVAYNNLGDSQKSMDYFLKALRIMEQIDDKSGIANSYLNIGQANFYLDNFDKALEYFQKNLNLRYQIGDKKYISQALNTIGNVMSKTAKYDKALEYYSKALDISIEIDDKIGVSQIYNNIGNVYLATGKIERVLEYRLKSLQIDRELGDKWEIALTTFNIAEYYLKIKQPEKAYPYIIESQELSEKLENKGLIRDNLYNFSLYYELGGNYQKALKYQRDFTESTQKQFSVELNEKIAEMQIKYETEKKEKENQAYKLQLEKAHTERWLLILGILIIMLIAFIIYYRYRVKKKYAILLEGLVAERTNELHQKINKLEQSKESLHNAHEELEKYRDHLEDLVKKRTKELEEKNKKLEEFNKLFVDREFRIKELKDKVKELEDK
- a CDS encoding four helix bundle protein; this translates as MQRRSCRVSKAQSYKDLEIYQLAKKLAVEIHKMTLEELPKFEMYEEGQQIRRSAKSTGANIVEDYGRRRYKREFVHFLTYSVASCDETKYHLEILFGTGSLIKNRFEYFVSCYEELGKKIYNFRESVMKGHKS
- a CDS encoding PAS domain S-box protein, encoding MINIKNLSIRKKLIAIQLLTAFIVLILFGAFLVYNDMRVFRNSVISQLSSTAQLIGANSTSALNFLDNKAAEDILFSLETEEDIVNAWIYDAEGNLFAKYNKIGYDDFSFPKVEKESSEFESGYVTLSQKILQDSDIIGIVSLRLNMEQRRRILGQNIIIAFFVLIIGMIAAFFLSLLTQRTISNPILKLAGTTKEVSETGDYSIRVEKKSNDEVGILYDGFNNMLEQIDVREIERNKAEKALRISEENYRAIFDAANDAIFVHDLDTGAILDVNNKMCEMYGYTREEACRLDVEVLSQGEPPYTRQDALRWIKKAAEGKPQLFEWMAKDKTGRLFWVEVNMRRVVIGGQNRLLVVVRDISERKQAEAELRKHREHLEKLVKERTAELEEKNKKLERYNRLFEGREFRIKELRDKVKELKKKE
- a CDS encoding YfiR family protein, which gives rise to MKRFCYFFLIIIIFLNFMAFANINKEVGHEEKIKSVFIYNFTKYIQWSNNDTSNTFKIAFIGDSKIIIPLKEIAEKRTIGNKKIRIKHYHDIQDIDMCHILFISASEKGCLKNILQKVGHENILTISDSKGFADKGVAINLVVVADKIKFEINSSALKRAGLHVSSQLLKLAILVEEAGG